In Finegoldia magna ATCC 53516, a genomic segment contains:
- a CDS encoding tyrosine-type recombinase/integrase, translated as MVKRRKDSKGVVLKDGEYQRSNGTYEFKWQDKIGRRKSIYAKTLKELREKELDILRNTIDGINNEGSSLSVNDTFKLWTKVKRGLKDNTFKNYIYMYQQFVEPTFGRIKLSDIKRSDVRSFYNRLKEDQGLMVSTIDCVHTVLHQVLELAVDDEYIRFNPSDNALKELKVAYRNESLKKKAMTIEEQVLFEEYLSNSDEYKKWYPIFIVMLWTGMRVGEVTGLQWDDLDFDNGLINVNRTLVYYSKGKGLNNRYAINTPKTVSGKRSIPMVQKVKDAFLMERELQKTFGIECCDSIDGFKDFVFLNRFGKVHNNGTLNKALRRIVRDCNLSIMDKNKSSSNDILLVPHLSNHIFRHTFTTRLNEQNINTKAMQSILGHSDISTTMDIYVDATEDFKIEQMGEFEKAMKFIF; from the coding sequence AATTTAAGTGGCAAGACAAAATAGGTCGTAGAAAATCTATCTATGCGAAAACTCTAAAAGAATTAAGAGAAAAGGAATTAGATATTTTACGCAATACTATAGATGGAATCAACAACGAAGGAAGTAGCTTATCTGTAAATGATACTTTTAAGCTATGGACAAAGGTAAAAAGAGGTTTAAAAGATAATACCTTTAAAAATTACATCTATATGTATCAACAATTTGTCGAACCGACTTTTGGTCGCATTAAACTATCTGATATTAAAAGATCTGATGTTAGAAGTTTTTATAACAGATTAAAGGAAGATCAGGGATTGATGGTTTCTACCATAGATTGTGTTCATACTGTCTTACATCAGGTTTTAGAATTAGCAGTGGATGACGAATATATAAGATTTAATCCATCTGACAATGCTTTGAAGGAATTGAAAGTAGCTTATCGAAATGAATCTCTGAAGAAAAAAGCCATGACAATAGAAGAACAAGTGCTATTTGAAGAATATTTATCTAATAGTGATGAATATAAAAAATGGTATCCAATATTCATTGTTATGCTTTGGACAGGAATGAGAGTTGGAGAAGTTACAGGATTGCAATGGGACGATCTAGATTTTGATAATGGTCTTATAAATGTAAATAGGACTTTGGTATATTATAGTAAAGGTAAAGGATTAAACAATAGATATGCTATTAATACACCGAAGACAGTATCAGGTAAGCGAAGTATTCCTATGGTTCAAAAAGTAAAAGATGCTTTTCTTATGGAAAGAGAGTTACAAAAGACTTTTGGAATCGAATGTTGTGATTCAATCGATGGATTTAAAGACTTTGTATTTTTAAATAGGTTCGGAAAGGTTCACAATAATGGAACACTTAATAAAGCTTTAAGAAGAATTGTTAGAGATTGCAATTTAAGTATAATGGATAAAAATAAATCGAGCTCTAATGATATTCTATTAGTTCCACATTTAAGCAATCACATTTTCAGACACACCTTTACTACAAGGCTTAATGAACAAAATATAAATACAAAAGCAATGCAGTCTATTCTAGGTCATTCTGATATTAGTACAACAATGGATATATATGTAGATGCAACAGAAGATTTTAAGATAGAACAGATGGGAGAATTTGAAAAAGCGATGAAATTTATATTTTAG